Proteins from one Planctomyces sp. SH-PL62 genomic window:
- a CDS encoding acetolactate synthase, with protein MSLGEGGENEIDIETIHGRNWPTVTQFSVFLENRVGQVLEVVRSFHGSKVKIVGLTISDSADCSILRLILSHPEQGREILSLNKHPFAENELVAAELGATSTSLADLCLALLRAEINIHYAYPLIVQPHGRAAVAMHIDNNEQASRALHEMGIEILCEADLSN; from the coding sequence ATGAGCTTAGGAGAGGGCGGCGAGAACGAAATCGACATCGAGACGATCCACGGCCGCAACTGGCCGACCGTGACCCAGTTCTCGGTCTTCCTCGAGAATCGGGTCGGGCAGGTCCTTGAGGTCGTCCGGTCGTTCCATGGCAGCAAGGTCAAGATCGTCGGCCTGACGATCTCCGACTCCGCCGATTGTTCGATCCTGCGGCTCATCCTCAGCCATCCCGAGCAGGGGCGAGAGATCCTCTCGCTGAACAAGCACCCGTTCGCCGAGAACGAGCTGGTGGCCGCCGAGCTTGGCGCCACCTCCACCTCGCTCGCCGACCTGTGCCTGGCGCTGCTGCGGGCGGAGATCAACATCCACTACGCCTATCCCCTGATCGTCCAGCCCCACGGCCGTGCGGCGGTCGCCATGCACATCGACAACAATGAGCAGGCCAGCCGGGCGCTGCACGAGATGGGCATCGAGATCCTCTGCGAGGCCGACCTGTCGAACTGA
- a CDS encoding sugar phosphate nucleotidyltransferase: protein MFITKAVITAAGRGARQYPASDTVQKAMLPIVDRDGLTKPVIQIIAEEALESGIEEICVVSAPGDEAVYRSHFRNYAENLRTAFREVEWADEQAQRLLHLEERLTFAVQDEPRGYGHAVWCARQFVGGDPFLLLLGDHLYLSSDPRRCARQLIDLATAESCAVSAVQATREHLIHQYGTLTGRRLADRPDVYAIDEILEKPNPTLAELRLHVPGLRAGHYLCFFGMHVLTPTVFELLDEAVNQDRREHGAIQLTSALNQLARREKYLALETHGQRFNLGVKFGTIEAQVALAMSGVDRERILAVLLDAAARIEPSSSSR, encoded by the coding sequence GTGTTCATCACGAAGGCAGTCATCACCGCCGCGGGCCGGGGCGCCCGGCAGTATCCGGCGTCGGACACGGTCCAGAAAGCCATGCTGCCGATCGTCGACCGCGACGGCCTCACCAAGCCGGTCATCCAGATCATCGCCGAGGAGGCGCTGGAGAGCGGGATCGAGGAGATCTGCGTCGTCAGCGCCCCCGGCGACGAGGCGGTCTACCGGAGCCATTTCCGCAACTACGCGGAGAATCTCCGCACGGCCTTCCGCGAGGTCGAATGGGCCGACGAGCAGGCCCAGCGGCTGCTGCACCTGGAGGAGCGGCTGACGTTCGCCGTACAGGACGAGCCCCGGGGCTACGGCCATGCCGTCTGGTGCGCCCGACAGTTCGTGGGCGGAGACCCCTTCCTCCTTCTGCTGGGGGACCACCTGTATCTCTCGTCCGACCCCCGGCGCTGCGCCCGCCAGCTCATCGACCTGGCGACGGCCGAGTCGTGCGCGGTCTCGGCGGTGCAGGCGACCCGCGAGCATCTGATCCACCAGTACGGCACGCTGACGGGCCGTCGGCTGGCGGATCGGCCCGACGTCTACGCGATCGACGAGATCCTCGAGAAGCCCAACCCCACCCTCGCCGAGCTTCGGCTGCACGTCCCCGGCCTCCGCGCCGGGCATTACCTCTGCTTCTTCGGGATGCACGTCCTGACGCCCACGGTGTTCGAGCTGCTGGACGAGGCCGTGAACCAGGACCGCCGCGAGCACGGCGCGATCCAGCTCACCTCGGCGCTCAACCAACTGGCGAGGCGCGAGAAGTACCTGGCGCTCGAGACCCACGGCCAGCGGTTCAACCTCGGGGTCAAGTTCGGGACCATCGAGGCCCAGGTCGCGCTGGCGATGTCGGGCGTCGACCGCGAGCGGATCCTGGCCGTCCTGCTGGACGCGGCCGCCCGGATCGAGCCATCCTCGTCGTCGCGTTGA
- a CDS encoding class I SAM-dependent methyltransferase: MTALGSKGTHHRPARGTSPTPADHAAEAALIRELWSAQKAHVAANGLDTEEQGYLDAHFSMPLTLRRRLAVIDWLARGIRPGDRILEWGCRHAVDSCIYRRRFGTSLELHGCDYVEADFYKPFHDFSGLRYAVIRHPYRLDHPDESFDVVTSNGVWEHVDDEVNSLREVFRILKPGGLFLVACLPNRFSYTEAIQRRLGHESHDRLYTIGSASTMLRAAGFEVLARDRRLIVPTMLNGFPRAVKDAYGKLHGLVWGCNGVLERLWPVNRLASNLMFVARRPADG; this comes from the coding sequence ATGACCGCTCTCGGATCGAAGGGGACCCATCACCGGCCGGCCCGAGGGACGTCTCCGACTCCCGCCGACCACGCCGCCGAGGCCGCCCTGATCCGCGAACTCTGGTCCGCGCAGAAGGCCCACGTCGCCGCCAACGGGCTCGATACCGAGGAGCAGGGCTATCTCGACGCCCATTTCTCGATGCCGCTGACCCTCCGCCGACGGCTGGCCGTGATCGACTGGCTGGCGCGCGGGATCAGGCCGGGCGACCGCATCCTCGAATGGGGGTGCCGCCACGCCGTCGATTCCTGCATCTACCGCCGGCGTTTCGGCACCTCGCTCGAACTCCACGGCTGCGACTACGTCGAGGCCGACTTCTACAAGCCGTTCCACGATTTCAGCGGACTGCGGTACGCCGTGATCCGTCACCCCTACCGGCTCGACCACCCCGACGAGTCCTTCGACGTCGTGACCAGCAACGGCGTCTGGGAGCACGTCGACGACGAGGTGAACTCGCTTCGCGAGGTCTTCCGCATCCTCAAGCCCGGCGGGCTGTTCCTGGTCGCCTGCCTGCCCAATCGGTTCAGCTACACCGAGGCGATCCAGCGGCGGCTGGGCCACGAGTCGCACGACCGGCTTTACACGATCGGCTCGGCCTCCACAATGCTCAGGGCGGCCGGATTCGAGGTCCTGGCGCGGGATCGCCGGCTGATCGTGCCGACCATGCTCAACGGGTTCCCCAGGGCCGTCAAGGACGCCTACGGGAAGCTCCACGGCCTGGTCTGGGGGTGCAACGGCGTGCTGGAGCGGCTCTGGCCCGTGAACCGACTGGCCAGCAACCTGATGTTCGTGGCCCGCCGCCCCGCCGACGGCTGA
- a CDS encoding UTP--glucose-1-phosphate uridylyltransferase — translation MASLGSILIETITGSDPAIRDRSARSLVAGASLAEKLQACEELERFRRRSENLYERVRASLFLHAIYRYDVQEDASVRRTGLIPFDGYMDLMERRYEQAVTAFRAVLKEHRPNGAICSALAQAYDQIAFQTLADQVRRSVRSCPGNRWMFRVGGVDEHPLRLDARLLERDSADGLHPILMERTPVRLDLSHSGWSDIFFLGMDFPEGARVLNISVDLGVHGRDDAPTPPIECRLRVISEPILRLTSIDLDATKDVDTLEELFNFGNDYLGLVKAGVIASGLVPPSLEGTTATLADLLARVVRPGHGLEIVSKVNDIPKGSRLAVSTNLLASLIALLMRATGQTTNLVGPLDLEESRVVVARAILGEWLGGSGGGWQDSGGVFPGVKLIMGVPAGEGDPEWGVSRGRLLPEHRLVDVELKSRAADGAGPGLSFAESLASSMVLVHGGMAQNVGPILNMVTAKYLLRDEAEWRARREALRIFEGVVEAVDKADVRALGGWTTANWEGPLKGIIPWITSAFTEGIIREAREALGDDFWGFLMLGGMSGGGMAFMVDPARHEEFKARIGDIMRRVKRSLDDALPFAMEPVVYDFRINPRGTWATLQQDDSALMPARYYTLQIPRMIAEGTAGLDPLRKADVDAFANRQDETPELLRVFRTMINKLFPVARSAIDSTSTKWDQEAEAVRLANGFDAVQHEALREDLIRGRIGLARNRLPVDMQIHDVDDSDLIDAHDHAPKEAVALGERLIRNGEVAVVSLAAGVGSRWTSGAGVVKAINPFAIFEGRHRSFLEVHLAKTKAVQDALGATIPHVVTTSYLTHEAIARRLAITGNYGHDGPVHLSRGQSIGQRLVPMARDLTFLWEESTHETLDENKQKVREAGRRAILDWARSQGEGADYVDNVPLQRFNPPGHFYEVPNLLRNGLLAKLLVDHPNLKWLMVHNIDTLGASVDPGVLGLVVEAGSTLSFEVLPRRIDDRGGGLARVGGRLRLLEGLAQPREDSEFALRYYNSMTTWVRIDGLLQALHLSRDDLGRSPEKVAAAVRSLAARVPTYVTIKDVKKRWGHGQEDVLPVAQFEKLWGDLTSLPDLPCSFLSVDRRRGQQLKDAAQLDGWVTDGSRDYVASLCKFPG, via the coding sequence ATGGCATCACTCGGCTCCATCCTCATCGAGACCATCACCGGCTCGGACCCCGCGATCCGCGACCGCTCCGCCCGCTCGCTCGTCGCGGGGGCGAGCCTCGCGGAGAAGCTCCAGGCCTGCGAGGAGCTGGAGCGATTCCGACGACGCTCCGAGAACCTCTACGAGCGGGTCCGCGCCTCGCTCTTCCTGCACGCGATCTATCGGTACGACGTCCAGGAGGACGCCTCCGTCCGCCGTACCGGGCTGATCCCGTTCGACGGCTACATGGACCTGATGGAGCGTCGCTACGAGCAGGCCGTGACCGCGTTCCGGGCCGTGCTCAAGGAGCACCGGCCCAACGGCGCGATCTGCAGCGCCCTGGCGCAGGCGTACGACCAGATCGCGTTCCAGACGCTCGCCGACCAGGTCCGCCGGTCGGTCCGAAGCTGCCCGGGGAACCGCTGGATGTTCCGGGTGGGGGGCGTCGACGAGCATCCGCTCCGGCTCGACGCGAGGCTCCTCGAACGAGACTCGGCCGACGGCCTGCACCCGATCCTGATGGAGCGGACGCCGGTGCGGCTCGACCTCTCGCACAGCGGCTGGTCGGACATCTTCTTCCTGGGGATGGACTTCCCCGAGGGGGCGCGGGTCCTGAACATCTCGGTGGACCTGGGCGTCCACGGCCGCGACGACGCCCCCACGCCCCCCATCGAGTGCCGGCTCCGCGTGATCTCCGAGCCGATCCTCCGCCTCACCAGCATCGACCTCGACGCCACCAAGGACGTCGACACGCTGGAGGAGCTGTTCAACTTCGGCAACGACTATCTCGGGCTGGTGAAGGCCGGGGTGATCGCCTCGGGCCTGGTCCCGCCGTCGCTCGAAGGGACGACCGCCACGCTCGCCGACCTCCTGGCGCGGGTGGTCCGCCCGGGGCACGGCCTGGAGATCGTCAGCAAGGTCAACGACATCCCCAAGGGGTCGCGGCTGGCGGTCTCGACGAACCTGCTCGCCTCGCTGATCGCCTTGCTGATGCGCGCGACCGGCCAGACCACGAACCTCGTCGGCCCGCTGGACCTGGAGGAATCCCGGGTCGTCGTCGCCCGCGCGATCCTGGGCGAGTGGCTGGGGGGCTCGGGCGGCGGCTGGCAGGATTCGGGGGGGGTCTTCCCCGGCGTGAAGCTCATCATGGGCGTCCCCGCCGGAGAGGGGGACCCGGAATGGGGAGTCAGCCGGGGGCGCCTGCTCCCCGAGCACCGCCTGGTCGACGTCGAGCTCAAGTCCCGGGCCGCCGACGGGGCCGGGCCCGGCCTCTCGTTCGCCGAGTCGCTGGCGAGCAGCATGGTCCTGGTCCACGGCGGCATGGCCCAGAACGTCGGGCCGATCCTGAACATGGTGACGGCCAAGTACCTCCTCCGCGACGAGGCCGAATGGCGGGCGCGTCGCGAGGCGCTCCGGATCTTCGAGGGGGTCGTCGAGGCCGTCGACAAGGCCGACGTCCGGGCCCTGGGGGGCTGGACCACGGCGAACTGGGAAGGGCCGCTCAAGGGGATCATCCCCTGGATCACCAGCGCCTTCACCGAGGGGATCATCCGCGAGGCCCGCGAGGCCCTGGGCGACGACTTCTGGGGCTTCCTGATGCTCGGCGGCATGTCCGGCGGCGGCATGGCCTTCATGGTCGACCCCGCGCGGCACGAGGAGTTCAAGGCCCGGATCGGCGACATCATGCGGCGGGTCAAGCGCTCGCTCGACGACGCGCTGCCGTTCGCGATGGAGCCGGTCGTCTACGACTTCCGGATCAACCCGCGAGGGACCTGGGCGACGCTCCAGCAAGACGACTCGGCGCTTATGCCCGCGCGGTACTACACGCTCCAGATCCCCCGGATGATCGCCGAGGGCACGGCGGGCCTCGACCCGCTCCGCAAGGCCGACGTCGACGCCTTCGCCAACCGCCAGGACGAGACGCCCGAGCTGCTGCGGGTCTTTCGGACCATGATCAACAAGCTCTTCCCCGTCGCCCGCAGCGCCATCGACTCGACCTCGACGAAGTGGGACCAGGAGGCCGAGGCCGTTCGGCTCGCGAACGGGTTCGACGCCGTCCAGCACGAGGCGCTCCGCGAGGACCTGATCCGGGGCCGCATCGGCCTGGCGCGCAATCGGCTCCCGGTCGACATGCAGATCCACGACGTCGACGACTCGGACCTGATCGACGCCCACGACCACGCCCCGAAAGAGGCCGTCGCGCTGGGCGAGCGGCTGATCCGAAACGGCGAGGTCGCGGTCGTTTCGCTGGCCGCGGGCGTCGGCAGCCGTTGGACCAGCGGCGCGGGGGTCGTCAAGGCGATCAACCCGTTCGCGATCTTCGAGGGCCGCCACCGCTCCTTTCTGGAGGTCCACCTCGCCAAGACGAAGGCCGTCCAGGACGCCCTGGGCGCGACCATCCCCCACGTGGTCACCACCAGCTACCTGACGCATGAGGCCATCGCCCGCCGACTTGCGATCACCGGCAATTACGGTCACGACGGTCCCGTCCACCTCTCGCGAGGCCAGTCGATCGGCCAGCGGCTCGTGCCGATGGCCCGCGACCTGACGTTCCTCTGGGAAGAGTCGACGCACGAGACCCTCGACGAGAACAAGCAGAAGGTCCGCGAGGCGGGCCGTCGCGCGATCCTCGACTGGGCCAGGTCTCAGGGCGAAGGGGCCGACTACGTCGACAACGTCCCGCTCCAGCGATTCAACCCGCCGGGGCACTTCTACGAGGTCCCCAACCTCCTTCGCAACGGCCTGCTCGCGAAGCTTCTGGTCGACCATCCGAACCTCAAGTGGCTGATGGTCCACAACATCGACACGCTGGGCGCGTCCGTCGATCCGGGCGTGCTCGGCCTGGTCGTCGAGGCCGGATCGACCCTGAGCTTCGAAGTGCTCCCGAGGCGGATCGACGACCGGGGGGGCGGGCTGGCGCGGGTCGGCGGGCGGCTTCGGCTGCTCGAAGGGCTGGCGCAGCCGCGCGAGGATTCGGAGTTCGCCCTCCGCTACTACAATTCGATGACGACGTGGGTCCGCATCGACGGCCTGCTCCAGGCGCTCCACCTCTCGCGGGACGACCTGGGCCGCTCTCCCGAGAAGGTCGCCGCCGCCGTGCGCTCGCTGGCCGCGCGGGTGCCGACCTACGTCACCATCAAGGACGTGAAGAAGCGCTGGGGGCACGGCCAGGAGGACGTCCTCCCGGTCGCGCAGTTCGAGAAGCTCTGGGGCGACCTGACCTCGCTGCCGGACCTCCCCTGCTCGTTCCTGTCCGTCGACCGCCGCCGGGGTCAGCAGCTCAAGGACGCCGCCCAGCTCGACGGCTGGGTCACCGACGGCAGCCGAGACTACGTGGCCTCGCTCTGCAAGTTCCCCGGCTGA
- a CDS encoding acyl-CoA dehydrogenase family protein: MGDETVHDGFWTEIDPEESRIVALTDALRAEDGPADLAGGWPEALWSRLVDAGATRWSVAREQGGDACPRPLAVQRYARLAEASLTAVFLLSQHDAAVRRLATVAERSKAAEWLSAIARGEVMATVGISQLTTSRRLGAKALVATEIGPDRYRLDGSMPWVTGAERADVFVTGALLEDGRQLLVGLPSDRPGLTVLPAFELAALQASRTAEVVVKGVEIAADDVLMGPTREISAQTGAVGTAGLETSALALGQAAAAIGGMASLTADRVDLIEPVELLRENWGQAWSTLMRCARGEGDAATAAALRAQANALALKSTQAFLTARRGSGFLRTDPAQRWARQALFFLVWSCPSPIAQAAIRDLAGLCPA; encoded by the coding sequence ATGGGCGACGAGACGGTGCACGACGGCTTCTGGACGGAAATCGACCCTGAGGAATCGCGGATCGTCGCGCTGACCGACGCCCTCCGCGCCGAGGACGGCCCGGCCGACCTCGCGGGCGGCTGGCCCGAGGCCCTCTGGTCGCGGCTGGTCGACGCCGGCGCGACCCGCTGGTCGGTCGCGAGGGAGCAGGGGGGGGACGCCTGCCCGCGCCCGCTGGCGGTCCAGCGCTACGCGAGGTTGGCCGAGGCCAGCCTGACGGCCGTCTTCCTGCTCTCGCAGCACGACGCCGCCGTGCGACGGCTGGCGACGGTCGCCGAGCGGTCGAAGGCGGCCGAGTGGCTCTCTGCGATCGCCCGGGGCGAGGTGATGGCGACGGTCGGCATCTCGCAGCTCACGACCTCGCGACGACTGGGCGCGAAGGCGCTCGTCGCGACCGAAATCGGCCCCGACCGCTACCGGCTCGACGGCTCGATGCCCTGGGTGACCGGCGCCGAGCGCGCCGACGTGTTCGTCACCGGCGCCCTCCTGGAAGACGGCCGCCAGCTCCTCGTCGGCCTCCCCAGCGATCGCCCCGGCCTGACCGTCCTGCCGGCGTTCGAGCTGGCCGCGCTCCAGGCTTCGCGCACCGCCGAGGTCGTCGTGAAAGGTGTGGAGATCGCGGCGGACGACGTGCTCATGGGACCGACGCGGGAAATCTCCGCGCAGACGGGGGCCGTCGGCACGGCCGGGCTGGAAACCTCCGCGCTGGCGCTGGGACAGGCCGCCGCCGCGATCGGCGGGATGGCGTCGCTGACCGCCGACCGCGTGGACCTGATCGAGCCGGTCGAGCTGCTCCGCGAGAACTGGGGCCAGGCCTGGTCCACCCTGATGCGCTGCGCCCGGGGCGAGGGGGACGCGGCGACCGCCGCCGCGCTCCGCGCCCAGGCGAACGCCCTGGCCCTGAAATCGACGCAGGCCTTCCTGACCGCCCGGCGCGGCAGCGGCTTCCTCCGCACCGACCCCGCCCAGCGCTGGGCGCGCCAGGCCCTCTTCTTCCTGGTCTGGTCGTGCCCCTCGCCGATCGCCCAGGCCGCCATCCGCGACCTCGCCGGCCTCTGCCCGGCCTGA
- a CDS encoding NUDIX domain-containing protein has translation MSSPPYCYPYPRPAVTTDLVVFAWHDHALQTLLIRRGKPPFEGRWAIPGGFLDMEEDAEAGARRELEEETGLVVPGAVEPLGFFARPGRDPRGRTITLAHVAVLPAGEHAIQGGDDAAEAAWRPVEAGLDLAFDHAEILGVARSWLREEVVDRSPMTRAMLPRPLDPADVRKLFRVLAISTRGAAGWIAAAGR, from the coding sequence ATGTCATCCCCTCCCTACTGCTACCCGTATCCCCGGCCGGCCGTCACCACCGACCTGGTGGTCTTCGCCTGGCACGACCACGCGCTCCAGACGCTCCTGATCCGCCGCGGGAAGCCGCCGTTCGAAGGCCGCTGGGCGATCCCCGGCGGGTTCCTCGACATGGAGGAAGACGCCGAGGCCGGCGCCCGTCGGGAGCTGGAGGAGGAGACCGGACTGGTCGTCCCGGGCGCCGTCGAGCCCCTCGGCTTCTTCGCCAGGCCCGGCCGCGACCCGAGGGGAAGGACGATCACCCTGGCGCACGTCGCCGTGCTCCCGGCCGGCGAGCACGCGATCCAGGGGGGCGACGACGCGGCCGAGGCGGCATGGCGCCCCGTCGAGGCCGGCCTGGACCTGGCGTTCGACCACGCCGAGATCCTGGGCGTCGCCCGGTCCTGGCTCCGCGAGGAGGTGGTCGACAGGTCGCCCATGACCCGGGCCATGCTCCCCCGGCCGCTCGACCCGGCGGACGTCCGCAAGCTGTTCCGCGTCCTGGCGATCTCGACCCGAGGCGCGGCCGGTTGGATCGCCGCGGCCGGCCGTTGA
- a CDS encoding CAP domain-containing protein: MRSAASAWLAAGIVLFAIEPVVAAAFDEPAAPPTLQALLDGHNKERAAEKLPALALDEKLNEAARLHAADMAEHGEMTHEGSDGSTPSERVRRVGYHYQRTGENVAKWQDDVPAVMAAWMESPGHKQNILGEFTQMGAARVDDEDGRSYWCVEFGTPLPRLDPDDAEKDALSRINDARKEAGKEPLRLDPKLAAIARKLAEASAATAARAAEAEKAEDPDAKKEEPKPEEAPDLVALMKESGLSFKNLAQSVAIGEPTAEEYVRFLLGDEGRKELVTGAFGTAGIGYARDAEDRPSWCLLLVEE; this comes from the coding sequence ATGAGAAGCGCCGCCTCCGCCTGGCTGGCCGCCGGCATCGTCCTCTTCGCGATCGAGCCCGTCGTCGCCGCGGCATTCGACGAGCCCGCGGCCCCGCCGACGCTCCAGGCGCTGCTCGACGGCCATAACAAGGAACGGGCCGCCGAGAAGCTGCCCGCCCTCGCGCTCGACGAGAAGCTCAACGAGGCGGCCCGACTCCACGCCGCGGACATGGCCGAACATGGCGAGATGACCCACGAAGGGAGCGACGGCTCCACGCCCTCGGAGCGGGTCAGGCGCGTGGGCTACCACTACCAGCGGACCGGCGAGAACGTCGCGAAGTGGCAGGACGACGTGCCGGCCGTGATGGCCGCCTGGATGGAGAGCCCCGGCCACAAGCAGAACATCCTGGGCGAATTCACGCAGATGGGCGCGGCGAGGGTCGACGACGAGGACGGCCGGAGCTACTGGTGCGTCGAGTTCGGGACCCCGCTCCCCCGCCTCGATCCCGACGACGCCGAGAAGGACGCCCTCTCGCGGATCAACGACGCGCGCAAGGAGGCCGGCAAGGAGCCGCTCCGACTCGACCCGAAGCTGGCCGCGATCGCGCGGAAGCTCGCCGAGGCGTCGGCCGCGACCGCGGCGAGGGCCGCCGAAGCGGAGAAGGCGGAAGACCCGGACGCGAAGAAGGAGGAGCCGAAGCCGGAGGAGGCCCCCGATCTCGTCGCCTTGATGAAGGAGTCCGGCCTCTCGTTCAAGAACCTGGCGCAGTCGGTGGCGATCGGCGAGCCGACGGCCGAGGAGTACGTCCGGTTCCTGCTCGGCGACGAGGGCCGGAAAGAGCTGGTGACGGGGGCCTTCGGGACCGCTGGGATCGGTTATGCCCGAGACGCCGAGGATAGGCCCTCCTGGTGCCTCCTGCTGGTGGAGGAATGA